In Aureibaculum algae, the following are encoded in one genomic region:
- a CDS encoding RDD family protein, with protein MEVLNYKKFRVTDEMFASKGKRFLNYLIDLGFFYALFILLGVLLYIIAEITGSEGLYDFLIELENVNPIIDRLLTAVLLVIYYTILESLSQKTIGKLITRTKVVLENGERPPFEVFVKRSLCRIIPFDPISFLGKKGWHDSISKTYVVDDNVFNEQKRQHKNYQELGALNE; from the coding sequence ATGGAAGTTTTAAACTACAAAAAATTTAGAGTAACTGACGAGATGTTTGCCAGCAAGGGTAAAAGATTTCTTAATTATTTAATTGACCTAGGCTTTTTTTATGCATTGTTTATACTGTTAGGTGTTCTTTTATACATAATAGCTGAAATAACAGGCAGTGAAGGTCTTTATGACTTCCTTATTGAATTAGAAAACGTTAACCCGATTATTGACCGTTTACTAACTGCAGTTCTATTAGTTATATACTATACTATTTTAGAAAGCCTATCTCAGAAAACTATCGGTAAATTAATTACGAGAACCAAGGTTGTTCTTGAAAATGGAGAACGACCACCTTTCGAAGTATTTGTTAAACGTTCTTTATGTAGGATTATACCTTTTGATCCCATTTCTTTTTTAGGTAAAAAAGGCTGGCACGATTCAATTTCTAAGACCTACGTTGTGGATGACAACGTATTTAATGAGCAAAAAAGGCAACATAAAAATTACCAAGAACTAGGTGCCCTAAATGAGTAA
- a CDS encoding Na/Pi cotransporter family protein, which yields MYKKSLFFLLLLALAITLYFSPNFETIAAGVAILLFGMIMLEEGFKVFTKGPLQQILKKTTDKLYKSITTGAVLTTLIQSSSLVSVITISFISAGLITLSSGIGLIFGANIGSTTTAWLVAGFGLKIKISALAMPMLIFGLIFSLQKVNTLKGIGNVLIGLGFFFLGIFFMKEGFDVFSNDIDLTKYAVSGFLGLILYTGIGIIITVLLQSSAASLVLVLTALAAGQIEYENALALAIGANVGTTITAILGSISSNIAGKRLAIAHLIFNVITATLALAFIYPLGNLVNYLANAFGISATDYTLKLALFHTIFNVIGVLIMIPFIKKLEQFLVKYFQEKPNSDAARPHYLNEAVLAFPASVITALTDESKDLYKNAIFEIVAHGINIHREDIKSNEKPKNIIKNSTKDLDIAIDEVYHAKVKYIYGEIIRYAATAQSKLKLTESQNTTISEIKIANRKMVEIIKDVRELNRNVNMSSTLNNEYLIKEYNLYRKKVLKVLRVIYRFRKGDDTKNYSKKMNKLKAAAKENKAKGNHSIDNLIRKGLITPEMASSLFNDYSYVNDIIKKLIEVAELLYSNKDSLLENNPE from the coding sequence ATGTATAAAAAATCACTTTTTTTCCTTTTATTATTAGCCTTAGCAATTACTTTATATTTTAGTCCCAATTTTGAAACAATAGCCGCAGGTGTTGCTATATTATTATTTGGTATGATAATGTTAGAAGAGGGCTTTAAAGTTTTCACTAAAGGACCGCTTCAACAAATTCTAAAAAAAACTACTGACAAACTTTATAAAAGTATAACTACTGGTGCAGTACTAACCACACTCATTCAATCGAGTTCTTTGGTTTCAGTCATAACCATTTCCTTTATTAGTGCTGGTTTAATAACTTTATCATCTGGTATTGGTCTTATTTTTGGTGCAAATATAGGAAGCACAACAACCGCTTGGTTGGTGGCTGGTTTCGGTCTTAAAATTAAAATTTCGGCATTGGCAATGCCCATGCTTATTTTTGGTTTAATTTTTTCTTTACAGAAAGTAAATACCCTTAAAGGGATAGGTAACGTACTTATTGGCTTAGGTTTTTTCTTTTTAGGGATTTTTTTCATGAAAGAAGGCTTTGATGTTTTTAGTAACGACATTGATTTAACAAAGTATGCTGTTTCTGGTTTTTTAGGTCTCATTTTATACACAGGTATCGGAATAATTATAACAGTTCTTCTGCAGTCGAGTGCCGCATCTTTAGTTTTAGTTTTAACTGCATTAGCCGCAGGACAAATAGAATATGAAAACGCACTTGCGTTAGCTATTGGTGCTAACGTAGGTACTACCATTACAGCCATCCTTGGGTCTATCAGCTCGAACATTGCTGGTAAAAGATTAGCCATAGCACATTTAATATTTAATGTTATAACGGCAACTCTAGCTTTAGCATTTATATATCCTTTAGGGAATTTAGTAAATTATTTAGCAAATGCATTTGGTATATCAGCAACCGACTACACGCTTAAACTCGCCTTATTTCATACCATATTCAATGTGATTGGTGTACTTATAATGATTCCATTTATAAAGAAACTAGAACAATTCTTAGTAAAATATTTTCAAGAGAAACCTAATAGTGATGCAGCCCGACCTCACTATTTGAATGAAGCCGTTTTAGCATTTCCGGCATCGGTTATCACAGCATTAACGGACGAATCTAAGGACTTATATAAGAATGCCATTTTTGAAATTGTAGCCCATGGAATCAATATTCATAGAGAAGATATAAAATCTAATGAGAAACCTAAAAATATAATTAAAAATTCAACCAAAGACTTAGATATTGCCATTGATGAAGTATACCATGCAAAAGTTAAATATATATACGGAGAGATAATCCGCTATGCGGCAACCGCTCAAAGTAAATTGAAGCTAACAGAATCTCAAAACACTACTATTTCAGAAATAAAAATTGCCAACAGAAAAATGGTAGAAATAATAAAAGATGTTAGAGAACTGAACAGAAATGTAAACATGTCTTCAACATTAAATAATGAATATTTGATTAAAGAATATAATCTTTATCGAAAAAAGGTTTTAAAAGTTCTTAGGGTTATTTATAGATTTAGAAAAGGAGATGACACTAAAAACTATAGTAAAAAAATGAATAAACTAAAAGCTGCTGCAAAAGAGAATAAAGCAAAAGGTAACCATTCAATAGACAATTTAATAAGAAAAGGATTGATTACTCCTGAAATGGCATCATCACTATTTAATGATTACTCATACGTTAATGATATTATTAAAAAGCTAATTGAAGTAGCTGAACTTTTATATAGTAATAAAGATTCTTTATTAGAAAACAATCCAGAATAA
- a CDS encoding inorganic phosphate transporter yields MENPYIMMIVALAILAIADLVVGVSNDAVNFLNSAIGSKAISFRTIMIVASLGVAFGAVFSSGMMEVARKGIFVPSEFYFNEIMIIFMAVMITDILLLDFFNTLGMPTSTTVSIVFELLGAAVAMALIKMAADGDSASTLSTYINTDKATEIILGILLSVVVAFSIGAVVQYFSRLLLSFNFERKAKWVGAVFGGVALTAITYFIFIKGLKGTDYYSEIEHLIEGKTVVIILLSFILWSFLSFVFVQFLKKNIYKLIIIVGTFALALAFAGNDLVNFIGVPIAAWQSYQAWVDPLININGLEATEFSMGILGKKVATPTFMLLGAGLIMVLTLWFSSKAKGVVKTSLDLSSQGETQERFNPNFISRGLVRASIMISKYTNSVIPNSMQDRIEKQFEKPVIKLVKGKEHELPAFDMVRAAVNLMVASVLISLATSMKLPLSTTYVTFMVAMGTSLADRAWGSESAVYRVAGVLNVIGGWFGTAISAFIAAGTIAYLIHLGGITMIAILLLVAVLLLTRNYIKHIKKGREIKAEDSLSKAESNSIHGVIEESADNISKALKRISKINKSTIDGLINEDLSSLKKAKSTVIKLENEIEGLQNNMFYFIKNLDDSYLGASKFYIDVIGNLQDMAQSASFISKVSHKHINNNHRPLKKKQADELIEINDQLVSLFDKTREVFDSRSFEKIVPDLINDKQALLDHVENAIHQQVERTRTIESSPKNTTLYFSILLETKDLIKAGITILELYYSEHDRNVNLMNAES; encoded by the coding sequence ATGGAAAATCCTTACATTATGATGATTGTTGCACTTGCTATTTTAGCAATTGCAGACTTAGTAGTGGGTGTCAGTAATGATGCTGTTAACTTTTTGAATTCGGCAATTGGTTCTAAAGCCATATCGTTCAGAACGATAATGATAGTTGCTAGTTTAGGTGTCGCATTTGGAGCTGTTTTTTCTAGTGGTATGATGGAGGTTGCTCGAAAAGGAATATTTGTTCCAAGCGAGTTTTATTTCAATGAAATCATGATCATTTTTATGGCCGTAATGATTACAGACATTCTGTTACTCGATTTCTTTAATACACTAGGAATGCCCACTTCTACCACCGTTTCTATCGTGTTCGAATTATTAGGTGCTGCAGTTGCAATGGCATTAATAAAAATGGCAGCTGATGGCGATTCGGCGTCAACATTAAGTACATATATAAATACTGATAAAGCAACTGAGATTATTTTAGGAATATTACTCTCTGTTGTTGTTGCTTTTTCAATTGGTGCAGTGGTTCAATACTTTTCTAGATTATTGTTGTCTTTTAATTTTGAACGAAAAGCCAAATGGGTAGGTGCCGTTTTTGGAGGTGTTGCTTTAACAGCTATTACCTACTTTATTTTTATTAAAGGACTAAAAGGAACAGATTATTATAGCGAAATTGAACATTTAATAGAGGGTAAAACAGTAGTTATTATACTTCTTAGTTTTATTTTATGGAGCTTCTTGTCTTTTGTTTTTGTGCAGTTTTTGAAAAAAAATATTTATAAATTAATAATTATAGTTGGAACCTTTGCGTTGGCTTTAGCATTTGCAGGAAATGATCTTGTTAATTTTATAGGTGTGCCAATAGCTGCCTGGCAATCTTATCAAGCATGGGTAGATCCGCTTATTAATATTAATGGTTTGGAAGCCACTGAATTTTCCATGGGCATTTTAGGAAAGAAGGTTGCAACACCTACTTTTATGCTGCTAGGTGCAGGGTTAATTATGGTATTAACGTTATGGTTTTCAAGTAAAGCAAAAGGTGTTGTAAAAACATCTTTAGATTTATCAAGTCAAGGAGAAACACAAGAGCGTTTCAATCCTAATTTTATTTCTAGAGGTTTAGTAAGAGCCTCTATTATGATTTCTAAATATACTAATTCGGTTATTCCAAATTCTATGCAAGACCGAATTGAAAAGCAATTTGAGAAACCTGTAATAAAGCTTGTAAAGGGAAAAGAACATGAATTACCAGCTTTTGATATGGTACGAGCTGCGGTAAATTTAATGGTAGCTAGTGTTTTAATATCTTTGGCTACATCAATGAAATTACCTTTATCAACAACCTATGTAACGTTTATGGTAGCTATGGGTACTTCTTTAGCAGATAGAGCATGGGGAAGTGAAAGTGCCGTTTATAGGGTTGCTGGTGTTCTAAATGTAATTGGAGGTTGGTTTGGTACTGCAATAAGTGCTTTTATTGCTGCTGGTACTATTGCTTATTTAATCCATTTAGGAGGCATAACTATGATAGCGATACTATTATTAGTAGCGGTTTTGTTGTTGACAAGAAATTATATTAAACACATTAAAAAAGGAAGAGAAATTAAAGCTGAAGATAGTTTGAGTAAAGCTGAGAGTAATTCTATTCATGGGGTTATTGAGGAGAGTGCAGACAATATTTCAAAAGCCTTAAAAAGAATCAGTAAAATAAATAAAAGTACTATTGACGGATTAATAAATGAAGATTTGTCTAGTCTTAAAAAAGCAAAAAGTACAGTAATTAAATTGGAGAATGAAATTGAGGGCTTACAAAATAATATGTTTTACTTTATTAAAAATTTAGATGACTCTTATTTAGGGGCTAGTAAATTTTATATCGATGTTATTGGTAATTTACAAGACATGGCACAATCGGCTAGTTTTATTTCTAAAGTCAGTCATAAGCATATCAATAATAATCATAGACCGTTAAAGAAAAAACAAGCGGATGAATTGATTGAGATTAATGACCAACTCGTTTCTTTATTTGATAAGACAAGAGAGGTATTTGATTCTCGTTCTTTTGAAAAAATTGTACCAGACTTAATAAATGACAAACAAGCTTTATTAGATCATGTTGAAAATGCTATTCATCAACAAGTGGAGCGTACAAGAACGATAGAGTCGAGTCCGAAAAACACTACGCTGTATTTTAGTATTTTATTAGAAACGAAAGATTTAATTAAAGCGGGTATTACCATATTAGAGCTCTATTATAGTGAGCACGATCGCAATGTTAACTTGATGAATGCAGAAAGTTAA
- a CDS encoding OprO/OprP family phosphate-selective porin, giving the protein MKSKNLLLSLICLVSLTAFAQEKESNPFSFKWDNGFKLKSADENFQLKFGGRIMVDHAFFSQNKALDDVYGQLLATSATEFRRTRIFLSGLLYKNIEFILDLGFESGEVAFKDVYLGIKDIPVVGTIRVGNLKEPLRFESLTGSKYITFMERAVLNDFSPTRNNGILLLNDFLKDRLSVQAGLFRNAGGNGNDLMANNGYVFTGRLTGLPIKTENQLLHVGLGYSFRKPGLNQYRISARPEAHLSNKKYIDTELIENVKSLNMVNFEGVFATGPFSFQTEYLRTALEGDTNYNFSSYYGVVSYFLTGEQKVYKSSYKGFDRVSPKNNFTGKEGGLGAWEVALRYSNSDLNSKDIYGGKQASITLGLNWYLNPATRIMFNYVNADIKNAGNVNVFQARFQIDF; this is encoded by the coding sequence ATGAAATCAAAGAATCTATTATTATCCCTTATTTGTTTAGTATCCTTAACTGCTTTTGCTCAAGAAAAAGAATCTAATCCTTTTAGTTTTAAATGGGATAATGGATTTAAATTGAAAAGTGCTGATGAAAATTTTCAATTAAAATTTGGAGGTAGAATCATGGTTGATCATGCTTTTTTTTCTCAAAATAAAGCTTTAGATGATGTTTACGGACAATTATTAGCTACAAGTGCAACAGAATTTAGACGTACTAGAATCTTTTTATCCGGTCTACTGTATAAAAATATTGAATTTATTCTAGATTTAGGATTTGAAAGTGGAGAAGTAGCATTTAAAGATGTTTATTTAGGTATAAAAGATATACCAGTAGTAGGTACCATAAGAGTAGGAAATTTAAAAGAACCATTACGATTTGAATCACTTACTGGCAGCAAATATATTACGTTTATGGAACGTGCTGTGCTCAATGATTTTTCTCCTACACGAAACAATGGAATCCTTTTATTGAATGATTTTTTGAAAGATAGACTTAGTGTACAAGCCGGCCTTTTTCGGAATGCAGGAGGAAATGGAAATGACCTAATGGCGAATAATGGATATGTTTTTACAGGAAGATTAACGGGACTTCCAATAAAAACGGAAAATCAATTATTGCATGTTGGTTTAGGGTATAGTTTTAGAAAGCCTGGTTTAAATCAGTATAGAATATCTGCAAGACCAGAAGCACATTTAAGTAATAAAAAATATATTGATACGGAATTAATTGAAAATGTAAAAAGCCTAAATATGGTTAATTTTGAAGGAGTATTTGCAACAGGCCCATTTTCATTTCAAACAGAATATTTAAGAACCGCATTAGAAGGTGATACCAATTATAACTTTTCTAGTTATTATGGAGTAGTAAGTTACTTTTTAACTGGTGAACAGAAAGTTTATAAAAGCTCGTATAAAGGTTTTGATAGAGTGAGTCCAAAGAATAACTTTACAGGTAAAGAAGGTGGTTTGGGTGCTTGGGAAGTAGCCTTACGCTATTCAAATTCTGATTTGAATAGTAAGGATATTTATGGCGGTAAACAAGCGAGTATTACATTAGGTTTAAATTGGTACTTAAATCCCGCAACTAGAATAATGTTTAACTATGTAAATGCGGATATAAAAAACGCAGGTAATGTAAATGTTTTTCAGGCAAGATTTCAGATTGATTTTTAA
- a CDS encoding toxin-antitoxin system YwqK family antitoxin: MKKLAVLLIVFCVSFSFAQEKDNKVKLEKKGDVTEATFYYDNGEIDQQGFFKDGKLHGTWTSYNLTGEKIAVGNYEAGEKVGKWIFKTNDVLKEVDYSNDQIEKVNSWSRDAVIASQNE; encoded by the coding sequence ATGAAAAAATTAGCTGTCCTATTAATTGTCTTTTGTGTGAGTTTTTCTTTTGCTCAAGAAAAAGATAATAAGGTGAAATTAGAAAAAAAGGGAGATGTAACAGAAGCTACTTTTTACTATGACAATGGAGAAATTGATCAACAAGGTTTTTTTAAAGATGGTAAGTTACATGGAACATGGACTAGCTATAATTTAACTGGTGAAAAAATTGCGGTAGGGAATTATGAGGCTGGTGAAAAAGTAGGAAAATGGATATTTAAAACAAATGATGTTTTAAAAGAAGTTGATTATTCAAACGATCAAATAGAAAAAGTAAATTCTTGGTCTCGTGATGCTGTAATCGCATCACAAAATGAGTAA
- a CDS encoding TonB-dependent receptor, which translates to MKIKFILFITFTLIFNLLNAQKGTLSGTIKDGEINDVLPFATVLIKGSDKGTTSDFEGTYSIELEAGTYTVVFKFLGFETTEVTEVVIKPDDVTVLDITLKEASGSLEEVIITAETARNTESSVLNIQRRSVNLLDGISSQNFKKLGASDLANAVKSVPGVSIQGGKYVYVRGLGDRYTKTILNGVDIPGLDPDRNTIQMDIFPTNIIDNIIVVKSATADLPADFTGGIVDIVTKEFPSKKEFSLSLSGSYNPDMHFKSNFLNYNGGNTDFLGYDDGTRALPISPYQPIPNTFDNSAVLTEITKRFNPNLAALESNSTMDYSIGLTAGNQYTIGKKDHRLGYIASVSYKNETNFYENAQNNFYRKDPNTSSIEMPLSKGQNGNLGEQNVVLSGLVGLSYKTDRSKYKINVMRIQNGESSAGLFDQELNEGDFALAIKNSLVYTERSITNGLLSGTHTNSDASWKTEWKLASTLSTIYDKDVRATSFRIEEDGSFSIPQNSEPRRIWRNLEEENHVGKLDVTRKYSLFQKDAKLKVGAYGSYKQRTYNIYTFRIGIAGPSGFNGDADAILADENLWTTSDQEGSFIRNTSVVDPVNIFESNQINMAGYISNEFNLGNKLKTIVGLRVENFMINYTGENSSGAVLNNESIINKFDLFPSVNFIYALKDNKNVRLSYARTTARPSFKEASNAEIFDALSDITYIGNIDLKPTYINNLDLRYEVYGDNSELFAVSGFYKSFKDPIELTYFQSALDNFTPQNLGEADVIGAEIEFRKNLSFLSSSLENFRFNLNASVIQSKLKMGTDEFSLRTNTARPGEEIDDTRELQGQSPYLINTGLDYDNDKIGLQTGVFYNVQGKTLEVVGGANPDVFTKPFNSLNFTLNKSIGKERKSNLSFKITNLLGSEKESIYESYKAADQIFSSRNPGTSISLGYSIKF; encoded by the coding sequence ATGAAAATTAAATTTATACTATTCATAACTTTTACCTTAATTTTTAATTTGTTAAATGCCCAGAAGGGTACTTTATCAGGGACAATTAAGGATGGTGAAATAAACGATGTTTTACCATTTGCAACGGTTTTAATTAAAGGTTCTGATAAAGGTACTACATCAGATTTTGAAGGAACGTATTCAATTGAATTAGAAGCAGGAACGTATACCGTTGTTTTTAAATTTTTAGGATTTGAAACTACTGAAGTTACTGAAGTGGTTATAAAACCAGATGATGTTACTGTTTTAGATATTACTTTGAAGGAAGCTTCAGGTTCACTTGAGGAGGTAATTATTACTGCAGAAACAGCTCGTAATACAGAATCTTCAGTTTTAAATATTCAAAGAAGATCAGTTAATTTATTAGATGGTATTTCATCTCAAAATTTTAAAAAGTTAGGTGCTAGTGACTTGGCAAATGCCGTAAAAAGTGTTCCAGGAGTTTCTATTCAGGGAGGTAAATATGTTTATGTCCGTGGTTTGGGTGATAGGTACACTAAAACTATTTTAAATGGAGTAGATATACCAGGATTAGATCCCGATAGAAATACGATACAAATGGATATTTTTCCAACAAATATTATTGACAATATAATCGTTGTAAAATCAGCAACGGCTGATTTACCCGCAGATTTTACGGGTGGTATTGTTGATATTGTTACCAAAGAATTTCCTTCTAAAAAAGAGTTTAGCCTATCATTAAGTGGTTCTTATAATCCTGATATGCACTTTAAAAGTAATTTTTTAAATTATAATGGTGGTAATACTGATTTTCTAGGCTATGATGATGGCACAAGAGCCTTACCAATAAGTCCTTATCAGCCAATACCAAATACTTTTGATAATAGTGCAGTGTTAACGGAAATAACAAAAAGATTTAACCCAAATTTAGCAGCTCTTGAATCAAATAGTACGATGGACTATAGTATTGGGTTAACAGCAGGTAATCAATATACAATAGGAAAAAAGGATCATAGGCTGGGTTATATAGCTTCTGTATCTTATAAAAATGAAACGAATTTTTATGAGAATGCTCAGAACAACTTTTATAGAAAAGATCCGAATACGTCTAGTATTGAAATGCCTTTGAGTAAAGGTCAAAATGGTAATTTGGGTGAGCAAAACGTTGTATTGAGTGGTTTGGTTGGTTTGTCTTATAAAACAGATCGTTCTAAGTATAAAATAAATGTAATGCGTATTCAAAATGGCGAGTCAAGTGCAGGTTTATTTGATCAAGAACTAAATGAGGGAGATTTTGCTTTAGCAATAAAGAATAGTTTAGTGTATACTGAAAGGTCAATTACCAATGGTTTACTGTCAGGTACGCATACAAATAGTGATGCTTCATGGAAAACCGAATGGAAGTTAGCATCAACTTTATCTACTATTTATGATAAAGATGTACGTGCAACTTCATTTAGAATTGAAGAAGATGGGAGTTTTAGTATTCCTCAAAATAGTGAACCAAGAAGAATTTGGAGAAACTTAGAAGAAGAAAATCATGTTGGAAAGTTAGATGTAACTAGAAAATATAGTTTATTTCAAAAAGACGCTAAATTAAAAGTGGGTGCATATGGTTCTTATAAACAAAGGACATATAACATCTATACTTTTAGAATTGGTATTGCTGGTCCAAGTGGTTTTAATGGTGATGCTGATGCCATCTTAGCAGATGAAAATTTATGGACAACTAGTGATCAAGAAGGTTCTTTTATAAGAAATACTTCAGTTGTAGATCCTGTTAATATTTTTGAATCTAATCAAATTAATATGGCTGGTTATATTTCTAATGAATTTAATTTAGGAAATAAACTGAAAACTATAGTTGGTTTAAGAGTTGAGAATTTTATGATAAACTATACAGGTGAAAACAGTAGTGGTGCTGTGTTAAATAATGAATCTATTATTAATAAATTTGATTTATTTCCATCTGTCAACTTTATCTATGCCTTAAAGGATAATAAAAATGTACGATTATCTTATGCAAGAACTACAGCTAGACCTTCGTTTAAAGAAGCCTCAAATGCTGAAATTTTTGATGCTCTTTCTGACATTACTTATATCGGTAACATCGATTTAAAACCGACTTATATCAATAATCTCGATTTACGTTATGAGGTTTATGGAGATAATTCTGAATTGTTTGCCGTTAGTGGATTTTACAAATCATTTAAAGATCCAATTGAATTAACTTACTTTCAATCTGCGTTAGATAATTTTACACCGCAAAATTTAGGTGAAGCTGATGTGATAGGAGCAGAAATAGAATTTAGAAAAAACTTAAGTTTTTTATCTTCTAGCTTAGAAAATTTTAGATTTAATTTAAATGCCTCAGTGATACAATCGAAATTAAAAATGGGTACGGATGAATTTTCATTACGTACAAATACCGCAAGACCAGGAGAAGAGATTGATGATACTAGAGAGCTTCAAGGGCAATCACCCTATTTAATAAATACTGGTTTAGACTATGATAATGATAAAATAGGTTTACAAACAGGGGTTTTTTATAATGTACAAGGAAAGACGTTGGAAGTAGTTGGTGGTGCAAACCCTGATGTTTTTACAAAGCCTTTTAATAGTTTAAATTTCACATTAAACAAATCAATAGGTAAAGAGAGAAAGTCTAATCTTAGCTTTAAGATTACGAATCTATTAGGCTCTGAAAAAGAAAGTATTTACGAGTCTTATAAAGCGGCAGATCAAATATTTTCTAGCAGAAACCCTGGCACTTCTATTTCATTAGGATATAGTATAAAATTCTAA
- the pgi gene encoding glucose-6-phosphate isomerase: MALKNQNPTETIAWKSLQELYQGIKNTDMKKLFMQDSERLEKYSLKHDDLSLNFSKNRINDDVLKSLVALANEVDLQDGIDKMFAGDIINETENRAVLHTALRNKSGNAVMFEGENVMDEVNDTLQKMKVFSEKVISGNHKGYSGKAITDIVNIGIGGSDLGPRMVVDALQYYKNHLKTHFISNIDGDHVMETIKELDPETTLFVIVSKTFTTQETLTNAETVKKWFLSKGATQNDIQHNFVAVSTNLSKVAAFGIAENNIFTMWDWVGGRYSLWSAVGLSISLALGFDNFDQLLTGAYEMDEHFKTTSFDQNIPVTLALVSIWYNNFFETESEVVIPYSQYLTQFVPYLQQGSMESNGKSVDRDGNPVDYQTGNIIWGNTGTNVQHAFMQLVHQGTKLIPVDFIGFRESLYGNEDHHNKLMSNFYAQAEALYLGKAKEEVHLELKTAGQQDKISKLLPFKVFEGNKPSNSFLMDKLTPKNLGKLIATYEHKTFVQGYIWNIFSFDQFGVELGKELAKKFLA, encoded by the coding sequence ATGGCATTAAAAAATCAAAACCCTACAGAAACTATCGCTTGGAAGAGTTTACAAGAATTATATCAAGGAATTAAAAATACTGATATGAAAAAACTCTTTATGCAAGATTCAGAAAGATTAGAAAAATATAGCTTAAAACATGATGATTTAAGTTTGAATTTTTCCAAAAACAGAATTAATGATGACGTTTTAAAATCTTTAGTTGCATTAGCAAATGAAGTTGATTTACAAGATGGTATTGATAAAATGTTTGCAGGTGACATAATAAATGAAACTGAAAACAGAGCTGTTTTACATACTGCCCTTCGTAATAAATCAGGTAATGCTGTAATGTTTGAAGGTGAAAATGTAATGGATGAGGTGAATGATACTCTTCAAAAAATGAAAGTTTTTTCTGAAAAAGTGATTTCAGGAAACCATAAAGGATATTCAGGCAAAGCGATAACTGATATCGTAAATATTGGTATTGGAGGTTCTGATTTGGGACCTCGAATGGTTGTAGATGCACTACAATATTATAAAAATCATTTAAAAACACACTTTATATCTAATATTGATGGTGACCATGTTATGGAAACCATAAAAGAGTTAGACCCTGAAACTACATTGTTTGTTATTGTTTCTAAAACATTTACTACGCAAGAAACCTTGACCAATGCAGAAACAGTTAAAAAATGGTTTTTATCAAAAGGAGCAACTCAAAATGATATTCAACATAATTTTGTAGCAGTTTCAACGAACTTATCTAAAGTTGCCGCTTTTGGAATTGCTGAGAATAATATATTTACCATGTGGGACTGGGTTGGTGGTCGTTATTCTTTGTGGAGTGCCGTTGGTTTATCTATTAGTTTAGCATTAGGATTTGATAATTTTGATCAACTATTAACAGGTGCTTATGAAATGGACGAACATTTTAAAACAACGTCATTTGATCAGAATATTCCAGTAACGTTAGCTTTAGTAAGTATTTGGTATAATAACTTTTTTGAAACAGAATCTGAAGTTGTTATTCCTTACTCTCAATATTTAACGCAATTTGTACCTTATTTACAACAAGGATCAATGGAAAGTAATGGTAAATCGGTAGATCGTGATGGTAATCCAGTTGATTATCAAACAGGAAATATCATTTGGGGAAATACAGGTACCAATGTACAACATGCTTTTATGCAATTGGTACATCAGGGTACAAAACTAATTCCAGTCGATTTTATCGGTTTTAGGGAATCGTTATACGGAAATGAAGATCATCATAATAAATTGATGTCAAATTTTTATGCTCAAGCGGAAGCTTTGTATTTAGGTAAAGCTAAAGAAGAGGTGCATTTAGAGCTAAAAACTGCTGGACAACAAGATAAAATTTCGAAGTTATTACCATTTAAAGTGTTTGAGGGCAATAAACCATCAAATTCCTTTTTAATGGATAAACTCACTCCAAAAAATTTAGGTAAGCTTATAGCAACCTATGAGCACAAAACTTTTGTACAAGGCTATATTTGGAACATTTTTAGTTTTGATCAATTTGGTGTTGAACTAGGAAAAGAATTAGCTAAAAAGTTTTTGGCATAA